A genomic segment from Malaclemys terrapin pileata isolate rMalTer1 chromosome 1, rMalTer1.hap1, whole genome shotgun sequence encodes:
- the LOC128832641 gene encoding olfactory receptor 51G2-like codes for MSAVNDTKFNSAVFLLTVIPGLEDVHLWISIPFCLMYVISIVGNSLILFIIKTDLSLHEPMYIFLSMLAITDLGISITTIPTILGIYLFNSREISLNACLAQLFFIQLLQYTESSLLLLMAFDRFIAINNPLRYASILNSQRIAKMGLVAVLRAMVLILPLPFLLKRLQYCRANVLSHSYCVHRDVMKMACSDITVNSIYGLFTKLFQMGLDSLLIFLSYVMILKTVLSIASYEECLRALNTCVSHLCTLLLFYTPEISLSVIHRFGKGSYPLLQSLLGYMSLLLPSLMNPIVYSMKSKHLRVRIIKLFIK; via the coding sequence atgtcagctgtcaatgacaccaaattcaactctgcagtgttccttctcacTGTGATACCTGGGCTGGAAGACGTCCatctctggatctccatccccttctgcttaATGTATGTTATTTCAATAGTAGGAAATTCActcattctgttcattataaaaacagactTGAGCCTCCATGAGCctatgtacattttcctttccatgttggccaTCACAGACCTTGGCATATCCATAACCACCATACCAACGATTCTGGGCATTTACTTGTTTAACTCTAGGGAGATCAGCCTCAATGCCTGTTTagcccagctgttcttcatccaatTGCTTCAATACACTGAATCCTCTCTGCTGTTGctgatggcctttgaccgcttcatCGCCATCAATAACCCGCTGAGATATGCTTCCATCTTAAACTCACAGAGGATCGCCAAGATGGGACTGGTGGCTGTGCTAAGAGCGATGGTCCTAAtacttcctcttccctttctcCTGAAACGGTTGCAATACTGTCGAGCCAATGTCCTTTCCCATTCCTACTGCGTGCACCGGGACGTCATGAAGATGGCATGTTCGGACATCACAGTCAACAGCATCTATGGATTGTTCACTAAACTCTTCCAGATGGGGTTGGACTCACTGCTCATCTTtctctcttatgtgatgatcctcaaaacagtgctgagtATCGCGTCCTACGAGGAGTGCCTgagggccctgaacacctgcgtCTCTCACCTCTGCACCCTCCTGCTCTTCTACACACCAGAGATCAGCTTGTCTGTGATACACAGATTTGGGAAGGGCTCTTATCCCTTACTTCAGAGTCTCTTGGGCTACATGTCCCTGCTTCTCCCATCACTGATGAACCCAATTGTGTACAGcatgaaaagcaaacaccttcgcGTCAGGATAATCAAGTTGTTCATCAAGTGA
- the LOC128832649 gene encoding olfactory receptor 51G2-like, giving the protein MSAVNDTKFKSAVLLLTGIPHQEDIYLWISVPFCIAYVISIVGNSLILFIVKIDRSLHEPMYIFLSMLAVTDLGISITTMPTILGIYLFNSREISLNACLAQLFFIHFLQCIETSMLLLMAFDRFIAIRYPLRYASILTLPTIAKMGLMILLRAMVIILPLPLLLKRFPYCRDNVLSHSYCLYQEVMKMSCSDITVNSIYGLFTKLLLMGLDSVLIFLSYVMILKTVLSIASHAECLRALNTCVSHFCAVLLFYTPEISLSVIHRFGKGSSPLLQILLGYMSLLLPPLMNPIVYSVKSKHLRARIIRVFVN; this is encoded by the coding sequence atgtcagctgtcaatgacaccaaattCAAATCTGCAGTGCTCCTTCTCACTGGGATACCACATCAGGAAGACATCTATCTCTGGATCTCTGTCCCCTTCTGCATAGCGTATGTTATTTCGATAGTAGGAAATTCACTCATTCTGTTCATTGTAAAAATAGATCGAAGCCTgcatgagcccatgtacattttcctttccatgttggccgTCACAGACCTTGGAATATCGATAACCACCATGCCGACAATACTGGGCATATACTTGTTTAACTCTAGGGAGATCAGCCTCAATGCCTGTTTAGCCCAGCTCTTCTTCATCCATTTCCTTCAATGCATTGAAACCTCCATGCtcttgttgatggcctttgaccgcttcatCGCAATCCGATACCCGCTGAGATATGCTTCCATCTTAACCCTGCCGACAATCGCTAAGATGGGACTGATGATTTTGCTAAGAGCGATGGTCATAATACTTCCACTTCCCTTACTCCTAAAACGGTTCCCATACTGTCGAGacaatgtcctctcccattcctactgcctgTACCAGGAGGTCATGAAGATGTCTTGTTCAGATATCACAGTCAACAGCATCTATGGATTGTTTACTAAACTTTTACTGATGGGGTTGGACTCAGTGCTCATTTtcctctcttatgtgatgatcctcaaaacagtgctgagcatcGCATCCCATGCGGAGTGCCtcagggccctgaacacctgcgtCTCCCACTTCTGCGCCGTCCTGCTCTTTTACACACCAGAGATCAGCTTGTCTGTGATACACAGATTTGGGAAGGGCTcttctcccttgcttcagattctCCTGGGCTACATGTCCCTGCTTCTCCCACCGCTGATGAACCCAATTGTGTACagcgtgaaaagcaaacaccttcgtgcGCGGATAATCAGGGTGTTTGTCAACTGA